The Vicugna pacos chromosome 32, VicPac4, whole genome shotgun sequence genomic sequence GATTATCAGGGTTCTTACACCGGCCTCCAGCACAATAGTAGATTCTCTCACACAGTGTACCGTCTTGCTTGTAGCTGTCTTGAGGGCATTCTCCAGAGGAACCATCACAATACTCTGGGAGGTCACACTCTCCCAAAGCAGGGCGGCACATGAATCCCCTAGGTTGCAGTTGGCATTTAACACAGCACAGCCCATCACTACACTCTGCCTGCTCCATCAGCCTGCATGTTTGGTCACAGCACGGGTGATTGTCACACTCAGAACCACAGTCACACTGCTCACCATATTCTACCACACCATTTCCACACTGGGCGTCCCTGCGTAAGCGGCCTTTGTGCCCAGGCTTGTTAAACAGGCAGGCCCCTTTGTGTTCCCGGAGGAACCGGTAGAAGTCGTCAGAGCTGCAGTTGCTGAAGCCACTTCCTTTGGTGATATTTTCATGCATGAGGCAAAAGTGTTCACCTTTACAAATGCAGGCCGAATGGTCGTGCTGAATCCCCAAGTTGTGCCCAAGCTCATGGACCATGAGTGCTGCAAACAGGAGGACATCTTCGTGATGGAAGGACTCAACAGCTGCTGCAAAAGCACTTGAACAGGCGCCACTGAGAAAGGCCTGTCCCATATCCTCTTTAGGATGGTGTCCAACAATCATGTGGGCAACATCATGCTTCACACGATGGAAGAGCTGCTCGTGTCTCCAGCTATTGAAATTCCTGAGTGCAACTTGCAGGTCCACTGGGACGCCTATGAGGTCCCCCTCGGTCCAAATCTCCATTCCAACCAGCACCACCTCTGTGTTGATTCCCCTGGTGAAGCTGTTGGCCAGAGCAATGATGTCCATTACTCTCTGGACTGTCTCATTGACGTCACTGCCCCACATCTGGAACCGCTGGTTGTTGACCACGACGAACATCTCCACGTACTTGGTGTGTGACCACAAGTAGGACGGCACCTGCAGACCGCGAGGCCTGCTGCTGTCTCGTTGCCGGCTGGTCGGTGCCACTTGGCTGTCCTTGGAAGTGACACTGCAGGAGACACGAGCTTCGTGTGCCATGATGTACAACACATGCTCAAACCGTTTTGAAGAGTGCATGGGCTCAATGCCATAGGATTTTTCCTCCTTAATCAGGATGCCCCTGAGGCCTGAACAGGTGTTGACGGAAACAAAAGAACCTGGGACTCCTTCTATGTAGCCTTCGTAGTGACAGTCACGTGCGACGAAAGGCATTTCTTGCCCCAGGATGCCGCTGTGGTAGCTGAAGACTGGAAAGCTGTTGAGAAAGTAGTCTCTCTTCACCGTCAGGTGTATCAGCTGCTTCTGGCCCTGCATAAACAGCATATAGGACACCTTTTCCACTGggccttcccttccctccactgTCAGACTCTTGGGGATGACTATTTCATAGGAAGAGTAATATACTGATCCCAGGTCACCGTACAGGCTTGGCAGGAAAACCAATACCAAGAGCAGCAGCATCCCGAACCTGACATGTGAAGTTCCTGGCTTTGGCGTCAGGCTCAAGTCCCTTTTCTGCTGAGCCAAAGCATGAAACTGTACCTTACCCCCTTTCAAGGCCACTTGTCTTTTCCATGGAGAAGGCAGTACAGAGGCAGAGTCTCTCACGGAGTCTGCCACTGACATGGTCTTAGGGAATCAGTTGATGATGCAGGGGCCGTGCCCAGCAACAGGAGCTCTCCCTGGCATGCTGAGACTGGAGACTCAGGTCTCTGCCCCAGATCTATGCTGGCTCCCTTATGGGTGGGTGCTGCCCAGCTCTTACAGACTTCAGAGCTGTGTTTCTGTTCTTGCTCTTCTCTCTTGGCCTTTGGCAGTTTCCTTATTTTATGGCTTCCTTCCAACAGCAACAGTTTTAATGCTCCTTGGCTAAGTTCTGTTTACCCTCATAGAGAGAGATACCAAGTAGAAAGCCTGTATTGATTCAGCCAGTACTGCTACTCAGGCAGAATATCCTTAGCTTGGCCCAGGCCACACTACTCCTGATAGCCGTTAATTTGCTCATTCTTTGAAACCCAACATTCTGGCAGGAGAtcggggggaggggacagggattCCTTGGGGATCTCTGAGCAGGACAAAGTTCTCTGTTGCCCATTGCCTCTTTTCCCTATTTCTGTAGTATTGAGAATATTATTTCCCAGTCCAACCCTCCTTTATCATGGTCTGGTTTTCCCCTTTAATTCAAGAAAACTTCTATGTGGATACACAAATTCTCCCTCATTAACTTTTGTTCATACTAGATGAGTTTAGACATTTTGTATCTGCATATTAACGTAATTTTTCTCTAATAAGAAGCTTTCCTAATGCACAGACATATTAAGTGTTAAATGAAATGAGCTCAGTTTCACCATGAGGGCTTACAAGTATCTCAAATCCAAGTTCAGTTCCTTCCAACTGCCCCATCATACAAACAAAGTCCAGAGTAAAAAGAAACTCTGATTGACCAGGTATCTAGTTATCATTTCATCGAGAAAATTAGAATGGACTATATAAGAACTTTTTAAAGACTTCGCTTTTGTAACTAAAATTGGACTGTAATGTCTATAGAAGTCCTCAGATTTGGTTTTGGTGTCGATCTCCTGGTGTATTTagcaatacaattttaaaaggaaaaaaaggggggaaatgcGCTATCTATCCACATTCCCAGTCAGGTATTCATTCTCCTTTATATACTGAGATGAACTAAACAAAGACTCTACCTCTTTTatcttttcataaaaataattttatattaggTCAGATATTTACAACATAATATCTTCAAAATAAGGGTTATGACTAAGTACCACACAATGGAGAAATGCCCTTTCTAATTCAAAAAGGATTAGTACATTACTATCAGATCTCAGATATGAGCACGAAAGCAGATCAACTCATTAACTATGTCCAATTAATGTCACTTAATTTCCTAATACAGATGATAAAATTTATCATCTGCATCCAGCAAGGAAATTCATACTGTCATATCACAAACCCATTAAAAAAAGTAGAGGAGAAATGGTGAAATGATTTCTAGCTGGGTTTCTTTTCtccttatattttatataataagaaaGCTTCTTAAAGTTAGCTAATTTGGAAATTATAACATTTAAGATATTCCCCTGTGTCTTAACCAAAGAGGCAGGGCAAATCAGGTTAAGTCATTTTGGGGGATAAAAGAATCAAATCAATAATGAAAGAccacttctattttttaaataaataaaaatataattaaaattaaatatccaATTTTCCAGTTCTCAAattgaaacacatttttaaaataaatacacgtGCACGCAAGCATTCACACACAAAATCTGATTTAAATCATTTGACTCCTACTTTAACCAATAAATTCCTTCAACTTATTATATCTCAaatgaatacaaaaacaaaactctttttACAAAGCAGTTCCTCCTATGTATATGTTTCAAACAATTTCTGACAGATGTTCTCCTATGCTTATACAATACATTAGccagaaaaatacaaaagttGTTTCACATCAAGCAGATTAATAACTATGGTAAAGTCTTAAGGTATCTGAGTGATAAGTAATGGTTTCAGTGAGCAGAAGATTAGCAAATCATGTAGGAAAACTGGAGACTCCAACCCCCTGCCTCTGAGAACTGTTCTAATAATGTGAACTTTCTGCAGGTACAGGCATTAGAAAGACAGGCCAAAAGAGACAAGGATGattttgtttcacttccagtACATGCGAATTTTGCTTTATTAGTAAACCTGACTAGTAATTTTCAAGCAGAATTTGCTACTGGCCTACAAACAAACTCTATAAACAGAATTCCTCTTTAAAGATCAAACAATGCTGAGTCTTTTGGGAGTTACTGTCAAGGAGCTCTGTGTACGATCGGACCCACTTTTGAGTTACAACAGCTGGAGCATCCTCCAGGGTATTCACAAACTTTCAGCATGGACCTGTCTAGACACAGCACTCATTTTGGAGGCCAGATTAATTCAGCCTGAAGGGACTAAAACAAGAGAAAATGCTGCTCAGCGTAAAAGGAAGCCTCATTTGGATACCTTTTTAGATCATGCCTAAAATTCGCCAcatagtgaaggaaaaaaatcatcctgAGCCTTTAGAAGACGCCCAGATAACAAATTTGATAAGTTAACGGTAGACTGGCATGCTAGAAGGTTcctctgaagaaaaagaagagtaacaaAGTTAATTACTGCCTTCCTCTCCCCGGCAGATACTGAAACTCTGCTCTAAGATAAGAAAAACAACAGGTATTTAGTTGTTCCAGCGCAGAGTTTTTCCTGATTACAAGAAGTGATTTGTAACAGAATAATTCAACCCTTAATTCAACTCTCAGCTAAGTTTTCTGGTTAGTAAATAAGAAaacattgtttttctctgttgccTAACTCTTTAAGTTTTGCtatgtttaaaaatactgaattctcCTTACAGGGTATCCATTTATAACAGTTATCAGTCACCTAAGATTAGTGAATCTTACCTCAAAAAATGCATTGAATTACCAATTCTCTATGATAAAAAGGAATCAACGTAATAAGGTGGTTTGGATAAGATACTTTGTGTTTTTATCACATATTCCCACAGTCATTCACACGCAAGGGGCATACTAACCAAATGTCACCATGAAAACATATTCAGCAAAGTGGAGGAGTAAGAAAAGAAGTGAGCTCTGTGGGGTCGATTTTGATTGAAGAGAATGTGATAAGACAGAACTGAATAACTGAGCCTACTGatccttttcctctcctctgtgAACCGGAGGTTGCCTATTAGCTCTTCTATTTACCTACACAGAACCAACAACTAAGAactgctaaaaataaataaataacaatggTTTGTTATGAAAGCCCATAAGCACAATAGCAAACTAGAAAAACATCCAGCCTTGTTTTCCATTCAAATAGCTGATCTCTGGGTCAGAACCATGCTTCCTGAAAATGAAGGGTactgaacaaaataaatgcaGCCCAGGGGATGCTAACATGAAACCTAGGCAGAAACATTAAGAGAAAAAAGGTAGCTTTAAGAGCAAATAACCTGGACCATCTTAGATGCTAATCCAATAGTCCAGCTTTTATATGTAACTTTCTCAGAAAAATCATCCCAAAGAGGATCCAGAAGAAACGGGAAAGGAAATAAGAAGTAATGGAGTTGGTGAGGCCTACAGGAAAGGGTGCAGACAGAGCAGGACTtcgcagggtggagggagcaggggggAAGCTGAAGCTCTAGTTACATATGAAAAGAATAAACTCAATAGAGAATCCCATTAGACTTAAGAAATGTACCAATACCTTTCAACAAATAtgacaaaaaagaaatgttagcaCTTTTCTCTAGGGAATAATGGATAACAGAAATAGGGCTCACCTCCCTGCCTCTTCCATCATGGTAGCGGACATCCTGTGAGTTCCAGCAGGCAGTCTGCAACATGGATCCAAAAACATTTCTTCACACCAGAGCTAATTCCACTGATAGTGCAGAAAGTAAATACACAGGGCAATAGAAGCCAGATTCCACAGTACTCAATTCAACTGTTTACTAAGCAGAAAGGTCAATATAATTGGTCCTTTGCCTACCACTGGCGAGTGGTTTTTTGTATActttattacaaataaaacatCTTGCTTGACAATGCCATCTGTTATCTTTACAAACATATGACTAAACAATCCTGAAGTAATAGTACATCTCTAGGAACTGggcttttcttaaaaaacaaacagatgaacTATACTATTAGTAAATCCTGTATCTAAATTTATACAGCATCTTTAAGCAATGTGGAAATGTAATTATGATTCattaatttacataaaaattactttatacattaatgaataatttttcaaattgttaaaaaacaaagtctGAAGCTGTCATTATTGGGATTCGTGAGATGTAGTTTGCTCTTCTATCACTTGCTTCACGATTTCTGCCAGTTTTAGTCGATCTACTTTATCTGTGAATCCACGACCTGAAATCCAAGAAAGGAAAAGGTCAGTCTCCAAACTGCTTGGGAGGTGATAAGATTCTTGATAAGGACCCAATAAGGTACACCTTACCAGTGTCAAATTCACCCTCACCAATGGAGGAACCATCCCCAACACTGATCAAAAGCAGTTCAGATCCCCCATTTTTCAGGTAGCAATTGAGCAGTTCATTAACCTGGCAGTAAAAATCCAATATTCAGTACAATAGCACAGAAGGAAACCATGAAGAGGGAGAAGTTCTTTGTAACACATATAGGTACAACAGACTCATATCTGGACTATTTAAAGAACTTCTATACATCTGTAAGAGAACTACAACTCAAcagaaaaatgggtaaaagaaTAGGCCCTTCACAAAATCTGAATGACCAATAAACGTTAAAAAGTGCTTGAACTCCTAAGTCATCAGGGAAAGGCTAAGTAAAACAACACTGACTGCAGTAACAGTGGTACTTACTaactagaatgactaaaataaaaaagacagacaacagcAAGTGTTGGTGTAGAGTAACTAGAACCCTCAAACACTGCTAGTGGAAGTATCAATccgtacaaccactttggaaaactgagtGTCTACTAAAGCCACGCAGATGACTATCCCCACAAACCAGCAACTGCAAGCCTAGATACATGAATTGAGTTCATCAAAATATTCACCCAAAGATACACACATgagagtgttcacagcagcactttcCTTAATTacaaaaacctggaaacaacccacatATCTGTTCAACAGTGGAATGGataaacataaatattaaaaatttttgtatacatagaaaaaaatgtatatatagagagagaaagaacatacctatatttatatgcatacacatatatatataatgtgaatGACTTGCTGCTACACACAGCATAGTTGACTCTCACAAATATAATGTTGACTAAAAGAAGCGAGACACAGAAGAATGCAGACTTGCccgattccatttacataaaatataaaaccagGCAGAAGTAATATATGGTGCTAGAAATCAGGATCGTGATTACCCTTGTGGAGAGGGAGCTAGTAGTTAGAAGAGGGCACATGTTCCACTACATGTTCTAGGTGCTGGGTACAGGGAAGTGTTCACTTTGAAAGTTCACTGAAGTGCACACTTCAAATGTGATCGCTTTTCTGTACTGATAtttcaaaatcttaaaaaaataaaaaccccaggGACGCTAATCTCTTCCAAGTATGGGCATGGCCAGGCTAGAGCTCTGCATTTATCTCATGTCCAAGAACCAACCCAGGCAATGGGTTTGCTCCCTTACCTGAGCATCCTAGAACTTAAGTCTAGTTTAATCTGCTAAAGTAgaaagacattagaaaaacagcTTAAAAAGTACACCTCTACCTTGTTTGCCTATGGGGAAAAAATTCAGTAAGCAGCAGAT encodes the following:
- the LOC102531129 gene encoding disintegrin and metalloproteinase domain-containing protein 1a-like; protein product: MSVADSVRDSASVLPSPWKRQVALKGGKVQFHALAQQKRDLSLTPKPGTSHVRFGMLLLLVLVFLPSLYGDLGSVYYSSYEIVIPKSLTVEGREGPVEKVSYMLFMQGQKQLIHLTVKRDYFLNSFPVFSYHSGILGQEMPFVARDCHYEGYIEGVPGSFVSVNTCSGLRGILIKEEKSYGIEPMHSSKRFEHVLYIMAHEARVSCSVTSKDSQVAPTSRQRDSSRPRGLQVPSYLWSHTKYVEMFVVVNNQRFQMWGSDVNETVQRVMDIIALANSFTRGINTEVVLVGMEIWTEGDLIGVPVDLQVALRNFNSWRHEQLFHRVKHDVAHMIVGHHPKEDMGQAFLSGACSSAFAAAVESFHHEDVLLFAALMVHELGHNLGIQHDHSACICKGEHFCLMHENITKGSGFSNCSSDDFYRFLREHKGACLFNKPGHKGRLRRDAQCGNGVVEYGEQCDCGSECDNHPCCDQTCRLMEQAECSDGLCCVKCQLQPRGFMCRPALGECDLPEYCDGSSGECPQDSYKQDGTLCERIYYCAGGRCKNPDNQCMDIFGFSARSAPENCYISRNSKGDRFGNCGITNSPKLTYLKCADDDVFCGKLICTNVRQLPPIKPSHTLMQIPHKNDFCWSMDAYNITDIPDDGDVHTGTLCAPHKVCMNHLCTDNSVLMYNCEPMELCNGKGVCNNLRHCHCEAGYAPPNCRDPGNGGSVDSGPPTALIEIQSGDVSDSPMHRSVDFGKISKIIFILPAFLLLFLLIAIFCISIRTGLESVQTPGRTSEDSSEETSSEVFIMEFLPVGIQEDVPEEGSEAAPPPEEAPPPEVAPQPEEAPPPEAPPPEAPQPEAAPPEAPPPEAPPPEAPPPEAPPPEAPPPEAPPPEAPPPEPPGETAP